CAAGACCCGCTATCAGCATCCGCTTGCGCCCGAGTTGATCCGACCAGCTTCCCATGGTCAGCAGCGCGCCGAGCACGCCGGCCGCATACGACGCGAAGATGACCGTGATGGTCGCCGGACCGAAACCGAACGTCTTCTGGTAGTCGTGATAGATCGCCGTGGGCAGTGTCGTGCCCGCCATGTTGATCATGAACACCAGTGCGAGTGCGAGATAAGCGGGCATGCATACTCAATTGATTCACGAAGATGCGCGTCCTTGAGCACACCTCGTGCACGGACGACACGTTCAAGCCGGCGCCAAGGAGCCGATAGGCGCACTGCCCCGGCCACTCGATCCGCGCGTCGAACCGCAGTCGCACGTGCCATGCCAGCCTGTCACGAGGCTTGCCTTTCGGCGCGCTGCGCGGCGTGATCGAGGGAACGCACTGCTAGGGTGCGCGTCGGGACTGCTGGTGACTACAGTGGACCGGACACCGAATCATCGTTCAGTGACGGTCAGATCTTCCGTTACGGCTTGGCCGGCACCAAAACCATCCGGTCACGCTGCCGCGCGCCGCCCGAACTGGCCCGTATGGATGGCACGAGATTGTCTCTGTTCCAAGGCGCATAACGTGCGGAACACTCGGTGAATCCGGATGAGACATAAACATGACCCCACAGACCTTCTTCAGCGCAAACGTCCTGCTCGCGTGGTCGGCCTACCTCGTCGGAACGGCGAGCCCCGGCCCGAGCAACCTGGCGATCATGTCGATCGCGAGCACATCCGGAAGGCGCGCAGCGTTGGCGTTCGCAATGGGCGTGACGTCCGGCTCCCTGACGTGGGCCGTGCTTGCCGCGCTGGGGCTTTCCGCGGCGCTCACCGCCTACTCGGGCTTCCTCACTGCATTGAAGATCGGCGGCGGCGTGTATCTTCTCTGGCTCGCGTCGAAGTCAGCCTGGTCGGCGTGGCGTCCCACGGCGAGCGGCGCTTCAAGGCATGTGCCGCAACACAGCGCACGACGGCTCTACGCACGCGGGGCGCTGCTGCACCTCACGAATCCGAAAGCAATTTTCGTGTGGATGTCCGTCGCCGCACTGGGTTCGTCGCCGGGCAAGCCACCCATGCAGATGCTCACTGTCGTCGCGGGCTGCCTCTGTATCGGAATGAGCGTGTTCAGCGCATACGCGGTGCTGTTTTCGATGTCAACGCCACGCCGCATCTACGCACGCATGCAACGCCAGTTCAACGTATGCCTCGCGCTCGCGTTTGGCGCCGCGGGAATCCGCCTGCTCACATCGCGTACGTAGACGTGGCACCCGCGAGCCGCGTGGTCACGCGCTCCGGTTCCAGCGATCCGACCGCTTGCGCATGGCGACCGCGATCCTGTCCGACGCAAGCGCAGCCAGATTGACGAGCCGCCGTTTCTGCGCGGCGTCCATGACGCGCGGCTGCCGGTCGATGCTGCATAGCGCGCCGAGCGCATTGCCTTCTGCATCGCGCAACGGTGCGCCCGCATAGAAGCGAATGCGCGGCTCGCCCACGACGAGCGGATTGGCAGCGAAGCGCGGATCGGCGGCTGCATCTTCGACCACGAACACGTCGTTCTGCATGATCGTGAAGTTGCAGAACGCCCAGGGGCGCGGCGTCTCCTGCGCGTTCAGGCCCCAGCGCGCCTTGAACCATTGACGGTCCAGCGTGAGCACGGTCATCAGGCTGATCGGCACGCGAAGCGTTTCGGCCGCGAGCTGCACGACTTCGTCGAACTCGGGCTCGGCCGGCGAATCGACGAGCCCGGTGCGTTCGACCGCCCGCAGCCGCGCCGCTTCGTTGTCCGCAACCGGATAAGGCGACTCGTCGCGATGATCCGAAGGCGTGAGCGCGAGACAGGCAGCAAGCGCAGCCGCGAAGGACGGCTTGTCGGCGGGCGCGGACAGCAACGTGACGCGCGCCATGGCGCCCACGTCGGCCTCGACTTGCGCGGCGGGCATGTCGGTGACGATCAACATGCGCATGTGTGCGAGATCGCGCGATTGCAGCAGCCGCCGGCACATCGACAGGCGCTCCCAGTCGCCACGCGTCAATTCGACCGCGATGACGGCCGGCATGGCGATGCCCGCGTCGAGCATGGCGTTGAGCGGATCGCTCTGGCCGATGCCGCGCAAGCCCGCAGCGGCCACCGCATCGAGATACGCCGGTAACGCGGCCCCCGACGCGACGACGAGCGCGACGGCGCTTTCCGGGTTGGTCGACACGTGACGCCGCTTGCCGAGCTGCTCACGCAGTTGATCGACTGCGCTCGCGCGCACACGCCGGTGGCCACCCGGCGTTTTCCACGACTCGATTTGTCCCTGCTCGATCCACGTCTGCGCAGTTTTCACCGAAACGCCGAGCAGCGCCGCAACGTCGCGAGTGGTGAGGATGGGATCGTCTTGCTCTGACATAAGGTCCTTGCGATGAGGCGCAAACGATAGCTGCCCTCAGATAACAGCAGAATCGCCGAAATTGATAGAAATGGAATTATTCGCTTGCGCGATTCGTCAGTTAATTCTACGCTTAATACGCCATTTCGCTGTCTTTAACGGACTTCGGTCGCAATTACCATGCGTTTGTGTCGCATATGGTAATTATGGCTTCCAAGCGCCGCTTTGACAAGACCTCGACAATTGGTAAAAACGGGAAATTCCAATAAAAC
This genomic interval from Caballeronia sp. LZ062 contains the following:
- a CDS encoding LysE family translocator, which codes for MTPQTFFSANVLLAWSAYLVGTASPGPSNLAIMSIASTSGRRAALAFAMGVTSGSLTWAVLAALGLSAALTAYSGFLTALKIGGGVYLLWLASKSAWSAWRPTASGASRHVPQHSARRLYARGALLHLTNPKAIFVWMSVAALGSSPGKPPMQMLTVVAGCLCIGMSVFSAYAVLFSMSTPRRIYARMQRQFNVCLALAFGAAGIRLLTSRT
- a CDS encoding helix-turn-helix domain-containing protein, whose amino-acid sequence is MSEQDDPILTTRDVAALLGVSVKTAQTWIEQGQIESWKTPGGHRRVRASAVDQLREQLGKRRHVSTNPESAVALVVASGAALPAYLDAVAAAGLRGIGQSDPLNAMLDAGIAMPAVIAVELTRGDWERLSMCRRLLQSRDLAHMRMLIVTDMPAAQVEADVGAMARVTLLSAPADKPSFAAALAACLALTPSDHRDESPYPVADNEAARLRAVERTGLVDSPAEPEFDEVVQLAAETLRVPISLMTVLTLDRQWFKARWGLNAQETPRPWAFCNFTIMQNDVFVVEDAAADPRFAANPLVVGEPRIRFYAGAPLRDAEGNALGALCSIDRQPRVMDAAQKRRLVNLAALASDRIAVAMRKRSDRWNRSA